The Pectobacterium parmentieri genome segment CAAGCAACCGTTTAAGACGGCATCTTCGACAGAAATTCTCATCGGAATCCTACAAAGACAATTTGAGGGTTATTACCCTTGAGGGGAATTCCTTGTGGGGAGTTACTGCGTCTTACAGTTAAATAAAACAACTCATGGTGATAGCAATAGCGTATAAACGCGAGTAAACAATAGGGTGAACGGCGGTATGACCAATTATACGGATGTAACGGTGAAAGCGCAGAATGCCGGACCAGGCCTCTGCTTTTTGTTGTTGTTAGCTGTTTGGGCTGGCGTGTTTTTCATACCGGAAGCTATTTTTCTTGTTGTGCCCGGGATGATTGGTTTTGCACTTCTGTTTTTTATTTACTATCTGGCATCGGAAGGGCACCTTGCGGGTATTCTGGGCGGGATCGTTGTAAGCGTCATTTTGATGGCAATCGCCGCTGCAATCCCCGTTATTGGCTGGATAATCCTAGTATGCTGGATATTTTACAACATCGCGAGGGCATTTGAGAGCATTCGGAATTTGCTGCCGGATGCTCTGTTGAGCGCTGCCCTATATGCAAGCCTCTTAATTCCTGTCATCTATCAGTCTAATTATTACGGCAACAACAATATGTTGCTGACTATAGGATGCGGAATTGTCTACTTTTTCGCGGCAGTGGGATGTTCCGTGCGTATCAACGATCGTTCGGATACGCCAAAACATAGTCTGTTTCTCTTCTCCGTTATGTTGCTATCTGTACCGATGATTGTGCTGTTGTTTGCGTCAATTGTCGCCTCGCTGCGTGCTGCATTCCAGATGAGCTTAGTAAAAACGACCGCGAAACTTCCCCAATCGGTGAGCGGATACACCACCGCGCGAGGAACCGTCGTTGCCGACTACACGCGCAACGTTACCCAAACGGTGGTCACTTCCACGATCGTTCCCGGAGCTGGAGCTGTGGGGGCATCGTTAACCGGTTCACTGGCTAAATTAAGCACCACTGCTGATGAACAGCTCGTCAACCGGTTGAATCATGAAAAAGAACAGCGCTACGCAACGCACAAAGATCACCACTTTTATCGTTACGATGGACTGAATGATAAAAAAATCGGTAATTTTATTCAGGCTGTTGCCACCACAGGAAAATTGCCGCCTCTTAAGAAAGAAGATGTCCTTGTTTACTTTGATGAAACACTGATAGGAAAGGGCGATCGTGGCGTAGTGTTAACCGATGGAGCTATCTATTGTTTACCGGGCATGTTTGAGGATGAAGAGAAATTCTTCACACGGTTCAGTAATATTGAGAGGGTCACTTTTTCAGGTGCGTTGAATAAGCAAATCACTCTCTGGCTAAAAGATGGGAAAAAACAGAAAATCACGCTGACCCAATCCAACGCCGGTGCGAAAAAAGTCTTCGAGATGATTGAGCTGGCGATTGCTTGAGAAACAGGTTTTAGTGCTAGGGAGCGTTTTTAGTAGTTATCATCCAGTGAAGCCCTGCCCGGTGTGCGGCGGATGTGACCGTTTCCACTTTGGCGAGAAGGGGAGGAGGAACGTGGTTCTGTAACTAGTGCGGCGCAGGTGACGAACTGAAACTGATTGAGAAGGTGTCTGGCGTGCCTGCATTCAAGGCCGCCGGGAAAGTGATGTAAACCAGACGATGCTGACTGGGTGCTTACCTTTTTTATTAATCTACTACAGACAATCACACGATTTAATCACAGCCTCGATATTTTTGACGTCCAGAAGTGTCATAACTCATTTTAGTAATACACCATGAGGTCATGTGAGATGCTATGAACACAAAAATCCACGCAACTGCGTGGATTTTAAAGGGTTTGTTAGTCTTTACGAGATGCTTTGAAATCGCATGAGACAACAAAGTCAAATTAGACGTTGAACAGGAAGTTCATTACATCGCCATCTTTTACGATGTACTCTTTGCCTTCTGAACGCATTTTCCCAGCTTCTTTTGCACCTTGTTCACCTTTGTAGGTGATGAAGTCGTCGTAGGCGATAGTTTGTGCGCGGATGAAGCCTTTTTCGAAGTCGGTGTGAATTTTTCCTGCGGCTTGTGGGGCAGTCGCGCCGACAGGGATTGTCCATGCACGAACTTCTTTCACGCCAGCGGTGAAGTAGGTTTGCAGGTTCAGCAGTTCATAGCCAGCGCGAATAACGCGGTTCAAACCGGGTTCTTCCAGACCTAACTCAGCCATAAATTCTTCACGGTCAGCATCATCCAGCTCTGCAATGTCTGATTCAACGGCGGCACAGACGGCTACGACGACAGAACCCTCAGCAGCAGCTATTTCACGTACTTTATCGAGATACGGGTTATTCTCGAAGCCATCTTCGTTAACGTTGGCGATGTACATCGTTGGCTTCAGCGTCAGGAAACTCAGGTAGCGGATGGCTGCTTTATCATCATCGCTTAAATCCAGCGAGCGCAGCATGCCCGCATTTTCTAACTGTGGTAGGCATTTCTCCAGCGCGGCCAGCTCAGCTTTAGCATCTT includes the following:
- the ychF gene encoding redox-regulated ATPase YchF, encoding MGFKCGIVGLPNVGKSTLFNALTKAGIEAANFPFCTIEPNTGVVPMPDPRLDKLAEIVKPQRILPTTMEFVDIAGLVKGASKGEGLGNQFLTNIRETEAIGHVVRCFENDNIIHVNNKVDPADDIEVINTELALSDLDTCERAIHRVQKRAKGGDKDAKAELAALEKCLPQLENAGMLRSLDLSDDDKAAIRYLSFLTLKPTMYIANVNEDGFENNPYLDKVREIAAAEGSVVVAVCAAVESDIAELDDADREEFMAELGLEEPGLNRVIRAGYELLNLQTYFTAGVKEVRAWTIPVGATAPQAAGKIHTDFEKGFIRAQTIAYDDFITYKGEQGAKEAGKMRSEGKEYIVKDGDVMNFLFNV